The stretch of DNA TAGCGATTGTAGCGGGCCCAAGAATCGGCGGATTACTGAATGCTACATTCGGAAATGCTGTGGAATTAATTATCTCCATCTTCGCTTTAAAAGCAGGATTAGTGGAAGTGGTTCTTGCTTCACTAACCGGATCGGTTTTAGGAAACTTACTGCTTGTAGCCGGGCTTTCCTTCTTTTTGGGTGGAATTAAATTTAAGCGCCAAACATTTAGTGTCCATGATGCCAGACATAACTCCGGGTTATTAATGTTTGCGGTGATCGTCGCTTTCGTTATTCCTGAAATCTTTTCAATGTCCATGAATGATTCAGAAACGCTGACATTAAGCATCGGAATTTCCATTATCTTAATAGCACTCTATTTGGCTGCGCTGTTCTTTAAACTGGTCACCCATCGAGGCGTCTATGTTTCAAAGAAGAAAGAAGGAAATGCAGTTGAGAAATCCCAAGAGGAGCCTGAGTGGTCAAAAGGCAAAGCGCTCGGCATTCTTCTGGTGGCTACATTGGCTGTAGCTTATGTGTCAGAGGGGCTTGTTCATACATTTGAATCGGTTGGCGAAAGCTTCGGCTGGTCTGAGCTATTTATTGGGGTTATTATCGTGGCGATTGTAGGAAATGCCGCTGAGCATGCTTCCGCCATCATTATGGCGATGAAAAACAAAATGGATATTGCCGTGGAGATCGCGGTCGGCTCCACTTTGCAAATTGCTATGTTTGTGGCGCCCGTGCTCGTTTTATTATCCTTATTCTTTCCTCAAACAATGCCGCTCGTGTTCACTGTGCCAGAGTTAGTGTCCATGGTGACAGCGGTGCTGTTGGCGATTGTGATCTCCAACGATGGAGAAACGAATTGGTTTGAGGGCTTAACCTTGCTGGCGGCCTATTTCATCATGGGAATCGGCTTTTACTTATTGTAATGAATAGAAGCTGCTGCTGACATTGCGTCTGCAGCGGTTTTTTTATGGGGATCGGCTTTTCAGCTTTTTGAATTCATGGATAAGAAAAAACACTCAGGTGTAAACTATGCAAAAAAGAATGCTTGGAGGAACTGACATCATGAAAATCATCCGTTTGCTTTTGGCTGCTGCGGCAGTCTTTGCTTTCACCGGATTAGGAGAGTTTGCCGCCGCAGCCAAGAAGGAAGACAAACCTTCTTTGCCAATCCCTCCTTCGGTTAAGGACCTATCACAAGATAATACTTATTTAAACGAGGAGCAGGAACTATCTGATTTGCAGCCGAGTGAGTTGACGAAGGAATTATTAAGCACATCGAAAGCGAAGATCACCAATCCCCGGCTTATCCGCATGCTGAATGAAACATCGGTCAATAAATCGCTCTTTTCCATTGGCATGAGGGCAACGGTCTTTTTGGGAGAGTGGCCGCTGTCATACAGCTCAGATGAAACAAGCGCTAATTGGGAGTACCAAAAGGTTAATACGAATTTCTTTGATAATCGCGCCGGAAAAAGCATCTATCAAATGCATTATGTTCAAGAAGCACATAAAACAGTGAGGGGAGGGCTGTCCGTTAAGCTTCCCCGCTCGGAGGAAGTCAAGCAGATGGTACTAAAGGAAGCGATCCAGCGCACGAATTTGCCTTTAGCGTATGCAACAAGTATTGGAAACGGCACCAAGCAAAATGATATTTATAATGTGGCTCCGAAAACAGCTGGATATTTAAGCGCTTTTGCTCCGGCCATTCATGAAAAAGGACGGGTCGCTTATGGAGAAGTATTCCTGGTACTGACCGGCAGCAAACGGGCTCTCGTGATCAAAAATATGACGACGAAAAAGGTGAGCGCATGGATTCCGATCAGCAATCACCTGTCCTTCAGTTTCCGCTCAGTGCGCCAGCCGTAAAAAATGAATAGGTGAAATTAAAAGCATTGAAATGGATGAGGGAATCAGCTAACATGAAATGGAACTTTTCCTGCATTTGAATAGAAAGGGGCCAATCCATTTTGAAGCCAATCACAGACAAATCATCACAAATCACTTATTTAAAGGAAAGATTGAATATATTTCTGGAAGTGCTCGATTCCATGGATCCGGCGGATACAGATTTAGAAGACATCGACCGCCTGCTTCAAATGATTGATGATATTGAAACGAAGTGTGAACAATTTAAAGTTCGTTAAGAAAACAAAAAAGGCTGATCCGGCAACAGCGGATTCAGCTTTTTTTTGGCATTCCACTAAAGCGGGTGCGAGTGATGGCGAAATGATAGCGTTTTCGGCTGGGAAATCTCCACTGCAATTTTTTCTTTTAAAGCGATGAAGTGAGGGCTATAATGAACAATGAGGGTAATTATATACAAAGCATGAGGGGGATCACAATGAATCTAGAAAACTTGCAGAAAAGCATGTATCAATTAATCGTGGAAACATCCACCAATTTGCCGAAAGATGTGCGCCGCGCGATTAAAGCTGCTGTCATTCGTGAAAACGCTGGCACAAGTGCGGCGATGAGTCTTGCTACCATTACGAATAATATTCAGATGGCCGATGACAATATCTCTCCTATTTGCCAAGATACCGGAATGCCGACATTTAAAGTGAAAACACCTGTAGGAGCCAATCAGCTAGAAATTAAAGAAGCCATTCATCAGGCGCTTGTGCAAGCGACGAAAGATGGGAAGCTGCGCCCTAACTCTGTTGATTCATTAACGGGAAAGAACAGCGGGGATAATCTGGGTGCTGGAACCCCTGTCATTAAGTTTGAACAATGGGAAAACGATTACATAGATGCCCGTCTCATTTTAAAAGGCGGCGGCTGCGAAAATAAAAATATTCAATACAGCCTGCCATGTGAATTAGAGGGCTTGGGAAGAGCCGGCCGTGACCTTGACGGAATTCGCAAATGCATTATGCATGCCGTCTACCAAGCTCAAGGACAAGGATGCAGCGCAGGATTTATCGGCGTCGGTATCGGCGGCGACCGCACATCCGGCTATGAGCTGGCCAAGAACCAGCTCTTCCGCCATGTGGATGATGTCAATCCGAATGAAGATTTGCGCAAGCTTGAAGAATATATTATGAAACATGCAAACGAGCTCGGAATCGGTACGATGGGATTTGGCGGAGAAACGACGCTGCTTGGCTGCAAAATTGGTGCCATCAACCGCTTGCCGGCAAGTTTCTTCGTTTCCGTTGCTTACAACTGCTGGGCATTTCGTCGCCTCGGCGTAAAGGTTCATGCCGAAACGGGAGATATTCAGGAATGGCTGTATCAGGAAGGCGAAAAACTGTCGTTTGAACAGCCCGCTGAAGCGCCGAAAGAAGAAAAGCGTGTGATCACATTGCAAGCGCCTATCACAGAAGAACAAATTCGCCAGCTCAAGGTGGGCGATATAGTTCGAATAAATGGAAGAATGTACACCGGCCGTGACGCGATCCATAAATATTTAATGGATCACGATGCGCCGGTAGATTTAAACGGACAAGTGATTTATCATTGCGGCCCAGTGATGCTGAAGGATGAAGACGGCCAATGGCATGTGAAAGCAGCCGGTCCAACCACATCCATTCGCGAGGAGCCTTATCAAGGCGACATCATGAAGAAATTCGGCATACGCGCCGTCATTGGAAAAGGCGGCATGGGACCGAAAACATTAGCAGCTCTTCAAGAGCATGGCGGCGTCTACCTAAACGCGATCGGCGGAGCCGCTCAGTACTACGCGGACTGCATTCAATCGGTTGACGGCGTAGACTTGATGGAATTCGGCATTCCAGAAGCCATGTGGCATCTGCAAGTCGAAGGCTTCACCGCTGTCGTAACCATGGACTCCCATGGCAACAGCCTGCACGCTTCCGTTAATCAATCATCTTTAGAAAAGCTTGCTCAATTCAAAGAACCAGTATTCAACTAATGATTCACATATACGGTCGTCCCATCACTTGATGGGGCGACTTTTTGCTTGGAACGCCCATAAAGGCAACCTCCAAACAAGGAAGGCACTGAAAAGGTGATGGCTTTGACATCATAATATGCAGCTTAATCCCTTTACAGCAGGTGACGAACTCCTTTTTGTGATGAAGGCTGCTTTTTCAGCGGACTTCTTTTAATTCCGTATCGCAGCGGCCTGTTGCATTTCTTTATCGTCTGCATCGTGCAGGTCTGGAAAAATCGTCCATATAGCTGCCTTTTTCTCTAGCTTAGAGTTTTGATTAAGGCATGTTACATGCGGGATAAAGGCTGAAACTAGGGCAAGGAATGAATCCTAAAAAAACAGCTTGTCTGTTTGTTAAGCAATTCGTCTGCCAGAGCTGTTTCCCCGGATATTCAATGCCAAATTTTTCATCGAACTTTTTTCATGATGATCGGATATTTATTCTGTTTCGATCGAAACTAAAGGAAAAGAGCAAAGGAAGATGATTATGAAATGGTTGCTGCACGTCCTGCTGATTTCTTCTCTTCTTACTGTCCAGGCGCTTCCGGCACATGCTGTATCCAATCAAGCGATTCATTGGGGGCTGAAAAAAGCAAGCAATGAACAGCCGGCAGAAGCAGGGAAGGAACTGGATGATTTGTTGGGGAAGTATGGAGCGTTTTATAAAGGAGATCCAAAGGAAAAGGTCGTTTATTTAACTTTTGATAACGGATATGAGAATGGGTATACAGCGAGCATCCTCGATACGCTGAAGAAAGAAAAAGTTCCTGCGACTTTTTTCGTCACCGGCCATTATTTAAAAAGTGCTTTCGATCTGGTCAAAAGGATGAACAAGGAGGGACATATTATTGGCAATCACTCCTGGAATCATCCGGATTTAACGCAAGTACATGATGAAAAATTAAAGGAAGAACTAAAGATGGTAAAGGAAAAAACGGCGCAGCTAACGAAGCAAAAAGAGATGAAATATTTGCGCCCGCCAAGGGGAATCTTGAGCGAAAGAACATTAAAGCTAGCCAAAGATGAAGGCTACACGCATGTGATGTGGTCGCTGGCCTATGTGGATTGGCAAACGAATCAGCAAAAGGGCTGGAAGTATGCCTATGACAACATCATGGCGCAAATCCATCCCGGAGCAGTCCTTTTGCTGCATACCGTTTCTAAAGACAATGCTGAAGCGTTGCCCCAAGCCATTAAAGACTTGAAAAAACGCGGATACCGTTTTGAAAGCCTGGATCACTATACGAATAAACAAAAGAAATAGGGACTGCTTCAGGCAGCCCTGTTTTTTTGGCTGTTTTTCGTTATACTAATGGGTAGTAGAAAAGAGGAAGTGACGTAATGAAGCAGCAAGATCAAATGAAATTAAAAGTAAAGCAAAGCTTTCCTTTGACCATTAAACGACTGGGAATCAACGGGGAGGGAGTCGGGTATTTTAAACGGAAGGTGGTATTCGTTCCGGGCGCCCTCCCTGGGGAAGAAGTCGTCGTCGAAGCCACGAAAGTGCATCCCAAATTTGCAGAAGGGAAAATTAAGAAAATCAGAAAAGCTTCTTCGCACAGAACAGCGCCGCCATGTCCCGTATACGAGCAATGCGGCGGCTGCCAGCTGCAGCACCTCGCTTACGAGCAGCAGCTGAAAGAAAAGAAAGACATTGTGATTCAATCGTTCGAACGCCATACCAAGCTGGATGTCGACAGCCTGCAAATTCGGGACACCATAGGAATGGAGCATCCTTGGAAGTACCGCAATAAAAGCCAATTTCAAACAGGCAAACACGAGGGAAAAGTCATCGCCGGCCTATACAGCCTAAACTCTCACCGGCTGATCGATATTCCCGAATGCATCGTCCAGCAGCCCAAGATCAATGAGGTGCTTACAACAGTAAAGAATATCCTCCAGGATGTAAATATCTCTATTTATGATGAGAAGAAAAACAAAGGCGCTGTGAAAACGATCGTCACCCGCATAGGAGTGAACACCGGCCAGATTCAAGTCGTGCTGATCACCGCAACGAAGGAGCTTCCAAAAAAAGACCTGATCATCAATGAAATCAAGAAGCGCCTCCCAGAAGTCCGCTCCATTATTCAAAATATTAATCCGAAAAAAACATCTTTAATTTTTGGGGAGAAAACGATTACGCTGGCAGGGGAAGAGACCATTGAAGAACAGCTGGGTGACTACACCTATGCCTTATCCGCCCGGGCCTTTTTCCAGCTGAATCCCGAACAAACAGTTAAGCTGTACAATGAGGTGAAAAAAGCAGCCCAGCTTTCAGGAACCGAGAAGATCGTCGATGCTTATTGCGGCTCGGGAACCATTGGCCTCTGGGTTGGAAAAGACGCCGCAGAAATTCGCGGAATGGACGTCATCGCCGAATCCATTGAAAACGCCCGCCAAAACGCCGCCGCTTACGGAATGAACGCCCTCTATCAAGTGGGCACCGCCGAAGAATGGCTGCCCAAATGGCTGAAACAGGGCTGGCACCCCGATGTCGTCATCGTCGATCCGCCACGCACAGGATGCGACTCTGCCTTCCTCAGCACCATCAAGCAAATAAAGCCAACACGCTTTGTTTATGTCTCATGCAACCCCTCCACATTGGCGAAAGACATCCAGCAGCTAAGCTCCATTTACAAAGTGGAGTATATCCAGCCGGTGGACATGTTTCCGCATACAGCGCACGTTGAGTGTGTGGTCTTGATGTCTAGGGTGGAGAAATAAGGCTTTGATAAATAAAGGATTTTCAAGGTTGGAGGATTTTCTGCCTGATTTCTGGCAGTACCTTTTAACCTTGAAAATCCTTATTTTTATTTATTGAGGAAACATATCAACTGCCCTGAAAGCGATAGGGTTGAGTTGATAGATTAGATTTTTTTATGGGGTTGAGGAGACAGGATAGATGTGCCTTTTTACTATTCTTATTCTTTTTCAATATTCTCTAAGGATTGATCTTTGTGAGTTTTTGGTCTGTATGTTGCATTAAAGACCATATCCAACAACCACTTCTTAAAGGATTGATTATTTTTGTTACGTTTATCGCTTTCAAATGCTTCATACAGTTCCATGCCAGTTGAGATTGTATTCATAATTGCCTCAATCGTAGCACGGTCACTTTCGTCACGTGCGTTTTGAGCGTCAGAGAATTTCATGGCATTTTGATAAGCTTCATCTCGGCTAACTATATCTGGCAAATCAGCAACTTGGCGGCGGATTCGATCCTCATCTGTCCAATCACAATCACCCCATATGTCATGAAAAGTTTGAAGAATGTGTGTCAGTGTATCTAATTCTGGAACGTGTATTCCTACATCAGTGCTTACTGGTACTGGATCGATTTCTACATTTTCATCAGCAAGGGTAATTGACATTGTTTCCTGTGCAACTACTCGGTAGCTTTCTAAATCTACACTTTCTAAAATGCCTTCTGATAAATCATCCTCATTATTTGGACTTGGCAGCTTGTTAATGAGAAGATTTAAAAATATAGATAATTTCTCCCAATCAACAGAGCCGTATGGCAATATAGCTGATAGGAAGTTATAAGTACGAACAAACCTCTTGGCACTGCTCTTGAATAAGATTTGTTCTTCTGTTTCTAAGCCTTTATAGTTTTCTACACAGGAGTCCAAAATTGGATCTAGCTTATCTCTTTCAGCATTATTAAGATATAACTCTACAAAAGTATCAACTTGTTGTTTTGTATAAACCTGCAAAGGCTCCATTTCATCAATCAAATCATTTAGTTTGTTTACATCTGTTTCACCAGAAAGAATAGTGGTCTTGTAATACTTTTCAAAAGCACTCTTGATATCTTCTGGATCATTCGCAAAGTCTAAAATAAATGTATCGTTTTTACCATTATAGGAACGATTAAGCCTAGATAGTGTTTGTACAGCTTTAATATCTGCTAGTTTTTTATCTACATACATGGTATGTAGCAGAGGCTCATCATAACCTGTTTGAAACTTATTGGCGACAATTAAAAAGCGATATGGTTCTTTCTTAAACATTTTTTCTATTTTTGTGCTAGGAAAACCATTGAGAGAAGCTTCATTTACTGTTTGCCCTTCCCAAACAACATCACCGGAAAACGCTATTATGGCTTTGTACTGACTTTTACGTTCTTTTAAAGAACGATTAATTGCATGATAATATTCTATAGCTCGTTTGATTTCACTAGTCACAACCATAGCCCTAGCTTTACCACCAATTTTCATTTGTACATCAGTGTGAAAATGTTCTACCATAATATTAGCTTTTTCTTGAATAGCAAATTCATTCGATTCAACGAAGTACTTAAGACGGCTCTGAGCACGTTTTTTATCAAATAGGGGGTCATCCTCTACGGTTTTGATAATATGATAATAACTTTGGTATGGCGTATAATATTTTAATACGTCCAAAATAAATTTTTCTTCAATAGCTTGTTTCATTGTATAAATATAATGTGGTCTTGCTTTTCTTGTACCGTCCTCGTTATAGACTGGCTTACCATTCTCATCGACTAAAGGCATACCGAACATCTCAAGTGTCTTGTTTTTTGGTGTGGCAGTAAAGGCAAAATAGCTGGCGTTAGAAGCCATCTTTTTACCTTCGATTAAACTATTGATTTTATCTTCAACTGTATCATCTTCGCTATAAACATTACCAGAAAGAACAATATTCATTTTAGCAGAGAGACTGCCATTTTGACTAGAATGGGCCTCATCAATAATTATGGCAAACTTACTATTTTTGTGGATATTAGTAATGTCGTCTAGAATAAATTGAAACTTGTGCACAATTGTGATTATAATTTTTTTACCCTCATCAAGTAGCTTTTTCAATTCAGAGGAATCCTTGGCCCAGCCAACCGTAGAGGAGACCTGCATGAATTGACGAATCGTATTTTTTATTTGTTTGTCAAGGTTAATGCGATCCGTAACTACAATGACGGTATCAAACACATCTCCGTTTGCATTTCTCAACGTAACAAGCTGGTGAGCAAGCCATGCAATAGAATTGGATTTACCGCTTCCTGCACTATGTTGAATCAAATAACGCTGTCCGACCCCTTGATGTGCTGCTTCAGCCAAAAGGGATTTAACAACTTGTAATTGGTGATAACGAGGGAAAATTTGTTTATAGGTTTTTTTCTTTGTTTCTTCGTCTTCCTCGCAGACCACTTGTGCATAGTTCTCAAGTATGTTTGAAAGCTCACCCTTGGTTAGAATTTCTTTCCAAAGATAGTCCGTTTTTATTCCGCTTGGATTTGGAGGGTTACCCGCACCATCGTTATAACCTTTATTAAAAGGCAGAAACCAGGACTTCTCCTTTTTAAGTTCGGTACACATATAGACCTCGTTATCGTCGACTGCAAAATGAACAAGACAACGTTTAAAATTAAAAATAAGTTCTGATGGTTCACGATCAGTTTTATATTGGTGTATTGCATCCTGGACATTTTGTTTAGTGAGCTGGTTCTTAAGCTCAAAAGTCATAATTGGTAATCCATTTAGGAAAATAGTCATATCAAGTGCACGGCGGCTATGTTGCTTAGAATATTGCAATTGTCGCGTTACACTGAATATGTTCTTTTCATATTGTTCTGAAGCTCTTTTGTTTCCATCAGAAGGCAAAACCATATATAAATCTAAACTTTTATGTTTGTATTTAAACGGCTTACGCAAAACCTCAACAACACCATCATCAGAAATCTTCTTGCTGAGGCGGTCGAGGAATTTTTTCTTTTCAGATGCACTGTCTAGAATATGAAGTTCTTTTATCACTTCTGCTTGTGTATTAACAAGAAAGCGGAATAAGCGCGCCTCATCAATTGCATAATCCTGATTGAAATCAGAGTTTAAACCTTGCTCATAATGATTTTTTTGAACAAGCCAGTTTACAATAAGGGTTTCAAAACCATTTTCCTTAGTATTGGTGTGCATTAAACAACGACCTCCTCACATAAAGGTTCTTCATCTGGTTCATCGTTGATGTCTTCTTCTGCAACTTCATTAAGTTCATCGCTTGTTACTACTTCGTACTCTGGAATATTCACGGCACGGACATCAACTTGCCCAGTAACTACATCTGCTATTGTTTTGGTTTGAAGTTCTCCAAGATAGCTGATTTCTTTCTTAATACTATCAATTAATAAGTCAATCTTAGCTTGTACTTCGAGGCAATAGGATACAATCTCTTGTTGCTCTTCTTTTGGAGGTAATAGAACGATCATTCTTCGAATGTCATTGTAGCCAATGCTTTGCCGAACACCTCCGCCCATTCCGTAAAACAACTTGCTCACATCATACGAATGTAACAGAAGGTAAAGGTACTCAGAAAGCATATTTTCCCTTGGTTTTAGACATGTGTATGCCGATGTAATTATACCTGTTTGAGTTGAAAGACCTACTCTTAAACTTTTATGATCATTCTGCAAATCAGTTAAGCGCAGAATTATATTTCCATCATGAATTATCTGATATGTGTCAAAGGATGCAGGTAGCAAGCCGGTCGTGGTATTTATATCCTTATTTACAATCCTTCCATAGCTAAGGGATAGCAAATTTTGGTTATGAACATTTTTATTTGAAATTTTTTGCTCTGCAGCACACTGAAAAAGCATTTTTTCTTCCCAGTGAGCAGGTATATCACCAATCCAACTTTGCTGACTCGATTTTGTTACAGATTGATGAAAACCTTTTGTAACAGCATGGAAAATTAGAGAGTTCTTTAATTCAGTTAAATTTGAGATTTCCTTCTTTTTCCCTTTGATATATCTGGTTATTTCTGTTATTTTCCAGTCTAGAAAGCGGACGATTTGGTCTTGTTCTTGGCGTGGTGGAACCGGCAAGTGTATATTTTTTAGTTCACTATACCGAGTTGTCCACAAGTCGGCCACTAATCCTCTGCCATTACGGAAATATTCTTCTGTAAAAGGAACACATCTTAGCAAGTAGTGCAAATAGCGCGAGTTTTCATTTGTAATTGGTTTTAATACTATATTAATTAAGGATACTGAACCATCAAGAGGAGAGATCCCGCTTGAACCTTTTCTGTCTGATCTGCTGTTAATTACAAAATCACCAGCTTTTACGAGCTTTCGATTATCACCGTTATCCGTTTTTATAGCAGTTTCAAGCTGAGGTACAATACCGGCTTTACTTACCGACAGAGGTGCATAGTCCTTATCAGATACTTTTAATTTTCTTTCAATAAAGAGTTCACGAACTTTGCGAGTCTCCCATTGAAAAGGTATTTTGTCAATCCACAAGGCTCTTGTGTCTTTATATTTTTCATAAGGTCTTAACATTAATGATCACCTCCTCCAGTTAGTTGGACAATTGATGCCAAAAGCCCATCTGTGTCAGCTTCTATTTTTTTTATGTCTGTAATAATATCTGCCGCTTCTCGCAATTCAATTGGTTTGTAAAAATATTTTGTGAAGCTGAGTTCATATCCTAGAGTTATGGAGTTTTCATCTATCCATGCGTCTGGGACATACGGTAAAATTTCATTATTAAAGAACGCTTCAATGCCTCCCTCATAAGTATAGGGAATCTGCTCATTATCTTTTAAATCTTTATCAGGCTCATAACCACCTTTATTACTTTTAACTGGCTCAGCTTGCTCGTCAACTGTAGTGAAGTAATTACGTATAGTCTTAATCCTCTTTGCAGTTAGTTTAATTTTACTTCCTTTTGCAGCGTCCTCTACGTCGGCAATAAAGGTATTATAATCTAATAAAGGTTCAGTACCCACCAATTCCTTAACTTTGCACATCAAACAGTATAACGGCTCATCTTTCGCTTCTTGCTTTAATAATTCAAGACTATCTTCTGAGATTTCCACACGCAAACGAAGTGGACGAAGAATATCTACTGAGTAATAAGCAAATTCCTCATTATCAAAAACTTTGCTATATGTCTCATCAGCTTCTGTAAAAGCAAGGTATAATGATATGATTTGGTTTCGAATCTCTGGAGTTAGTTCACTATTTTTATCACCAATACTTTTTCTTAATGGAGACTTTAAGGAAGTGGCATCAATCAATTGAACTTTGCCTTTACGTTCGTTTGCCTTATTATTTGTGACAACCCAAAGGAATGTACCGATACCAGTATTGTAAAACATATTTTCAGGCAGAGCTACAATTGCTTCTAACATGTCATTTTCAATAATGTAGCGACGAAGATTACTTGGTCCACTGCCCGCTTTCCCTGTAAAGAGGGATGAACCATTGTGTACTTCAACAATACGACTACCAAATTCGGTAGTAGTTTTCATTTTGCTTATATTATTTGCAAGAAATAACATCTGAGGATCACCGATATCAGGTAATAAGGAATAGTTAGAATTACCATCATAATTAATAATAAAGCGAGGGTCGGTGATATCATCCTTTTTAATGTCTCCCCATGCTTTAAGCTCAGCTTTCCATGATGTTCCAAATGGAGGATTTGAAAGCATAAAATCAAATTCTTCACGAGGAAAACCGTCATTTGATATTGTTGAGCCAAAATAAATATTATCAGCCTGAGTACCTTCACCTTTCACTAGCATATCTGCGCAAGCAATCGCATAGGTTTCGTCAGCATTTTCCTGACCAAATAACTTTATAGAAACCTTTTTTCCGGCTTCCTCAGCTAGTTCATGTATACGCTGTTCACCTACCGTTAGCATGCCGCCAGTACCGCAGGCACCATCATAAATACGATAAGTTGTACTCTGAATCTGATCCTGAACAGGAACAAACGCGATATCTGCCATTAATTCAACAATATCTCTAGGGGTAAAATGACGTCCTGCATCTGTTATATTTGTTTCTTCATTAAACATACGGATAACTTCTTCAAAAAGGGTACCCATCGTATGATTATCGAGGGCAGGCAAGCGCACACTCCCATCGTCGTTTAGAACAGGTTGATTGCTAAGGTTAATCCTCGGATCAACAAACTTCTCAATCAGGAGCCCTAGTCGATCTTGCTCTGATAACCTATTAATTTGATTTCTAAAATGAAATTTATCAATGATTTCCTGTACATTTTTTGAAAAGCCATCTAAATAATTGATGAAGTCATTTTTTAATTGCTGTTGGTTAGTACGAGACTTCAAGTCTTTCAAAGTAAATTCAGATTTATTACAGAAAGCTTGCCCAGCTACTCTGCACAAAACAGGGTCGATATCTACTATACTGCCTTTCGATTCCATCTTTTTTTTCATCGCTATTACTGCATCATGTTTAGGTTCAAGTACGGCATCAAATCGGCGAATAACTAACATTGGTAAAATAATTTTTCGATAATCACCTACATCATATACATCCACTAGGCAGTCATTAGCGATACCCCATATAAATGATTTCAATGAATTATAAGTTTGTTGGTCCATTATATCTAATCTCCTTGTCTAAATCTCAAATTTTAATGTGTATTAATCTTAGTTTGTGGGAGATTCTTCATCTTCAACGACTTCCATAATATCTCCAATATCACATTCTAAAGCTGTACATATTTTCACGAGAATATCTGTACTGACATTTTCATTCTTACCAAGCTTGGCGAGTGTAGTTGTACTCAAGCCAGTTGCTGCTCGTAAATCCTTTTTCTTCATATCCTTATCTATTAGGAGTTTCCAAAGTTTCTTGTAACTGACTTCCATTTACTTACACCTCTCATTCGTCAGTTTATGTTATGTATAAATACATACTTAATATTATAGCATTTATTGCGTGAATAAC from Bacillus xiapuensis encodes:
- a CDS encoding type I restriction endonuclease subunit R gives rise to the protein MHTNTKENGFETLIVNWLVQKNHYEQGLNSDFNQDYAIDEARLFRFLVNTQAEVIKELHILDSASEKKKFLDRLSKKISDDGVVEVLRKPFKYKHKSLDLYMVLPSDGNKRASEQYEKNIFSVTRQLQYSKQHSRRALDMTIFLNGLPIMTFELKNQLTKQNVQDAIHQYKTDREPSELIFNFKRCLVHFAVDDNEVYMCTELKKEKSWFLPFNKGYNDGAGNPPNPSGIKTDYLWKEILTKGELSNILENYAQVVCEEDEETKKKTYKQIFPRYHQLQVVKSLLAEAAHQGVGQRYLIQHSAGSGKSNSIAWLAHQLVTLRNANGDVFDTVIVVTDRINLDKQIKNTIRQFMQVSSTVGWAKDSSELKKLLDEGKKIIITIVHKFQFILDDITNIHKNSKFAIIIDEAHSSQNGSLSAKMNIVLSGNVYSEDDTVEDKINSLIEGKKMASNASYFAFTATPKNKTLEMFGMPLVDENGKPVYNEDGTRKARPHYIYTMKQAIEEKFILDVLKYYTPYQSYYHIIKTVEDDPLFDKKRAQSRLKYFVESNEFAIQEKANIMVEHFHTDVQMKIGGKARAMVVTSEIKRAIEYYHAINRSLKERKSQYKAIIAFSGDVVWEGQTVNEASLNGFPSTKIEKMFKKEPYRFLIVANKFQTGYDEPLLHTMYVDKKLADIKAVQTLSRLNRSYNGKNDTFILDFANDPEDIKSAFEKYYKTTILSGETDVNKLNDLIDEMEPLQVYTKQQVDTFVELYLNNAERDKLDPILDSCVENYKGLETEEQILFKSSAKRFVRTYNFLSAILPYGSVDWEKLSIFLNLLINKLPSPNNEDDLSEGILESVDLESYRVVAQETMSITLADENVEIDPVPVSTDVGIHVPELDTLTHILQTFHDIWGDCDWTDEDRIRRQVADLPDIVSRDEAYQNAMKFSDAQNARDESDRATIEAIMNTISTGMELYEAFESDKRNKNNQSFKKWLLDMVFNATYRPKTHKDQSLENIEKE
- a CDS encoding restriction endonuclease subunit S produces the protein MLRPYEKYKDTRALWIDKIPFQWETRKVRELFIERKLKVSDKDYAPLSVSKAGIVPQLETAIKTDNGDNRKLVKAGDFVINSRSDRKGSSGISPLDGSVSLINIVLKPITNENSRYLHYLLRCVPFTEEYFRNGRGLVADLWTTRYSELKNIHLPVPPRQEQDQIVRFLDWKITEITRYIKGKKKEISNLTELKNSLIFHAVTKGFHQSVTKSSQQSWIGDIPAHWEEKMLFQCAAEQKISNKNVHNQNLLSLSYGRIVNKDINTTTGLLPASFDTYQIIHDGNIILRLTDLQNDHKSLRVGLSTQTGIITSAYTCLKPRENMLSEYLYLLLHSYDVSKLFYGMGGGVRQSIGYNDIRRMIVLLPPKEEQQEIVSYCLEVQAKIDLLIDSIKKEISYLGELQTKTIADVVTGQVDVRAVNIPEYEVVTSDELNEVAEEDINDEPDEEPLCEEVVV
- a CDS encoding type I restriction-modification system subunit M; this encodes MDQQTYNSLKSFIWGIANDCLVDVYDVGDYRKIILPMLVIRRFDAVLEPKHDAVIAMKKKMESKGSIVDIDPVLCRVAGQAFCNKSEFTLKDLKSRTNQQQLKNDFINYLDGFSKNVQEIIDKFHFRNQINRLSEQDRLGLLIEKFVDPRINLSNQPVLNDDGSVRLPALDNHTMGTLFEEVIRMFNEETNITDAGRHFTPRDIVELMADIAFVPVQDQIQSTTYRIYDGACGTGGMLTVGEQRIHELAEEAGKKVSIKLFGQENADETYAIACADMLVKGEGTQADNIYFGSTISNDGFPREEFDFMLSNPPFGTSWKAELKAWGDIKKDDITDPRFIINYDGNSNYSLLPDIGDPQMLFLANNISKMKTTTEFGSRIVEVHNGSSLFTGKAGSGPSNLRRYIIENDMLEAIVALPENMFYNTGIGTFLWVVTNNKANERKGKVQLIDATSLKSPLRKSIGDKNSELTPEIRNQIISLYLAFTEADETYSKVFDNEEFAYYSVDILRPLRLRVEISEDSLELLKQEAKDEPLYCLMCKVKELVGTEPLLDYNTFIADVEDAAKGSKIKLTAKRIKTIRNYFTTVDEQAEPVKSNKGGYEPDKDLKDNEQIPYTYEGGIEAFFNNEILPYVPDAWIDENSITLGYELSFTKYFYKPIELREAADIITDIKKIEADTDGLLASIVQLTGGGDH
- a CDS encoding helix-turn-helix domain-containing protein, which translates into the protein MEVSYKKLWKLLIDKDMKKKDLRAATGLSTTTLAKLGKNENVSTDILVKICTALECDIGDIMEVVEDEESPTN